In Festucalex cinctus isolate MCC-2025b chromosome 17, RoL_Fcin_1.0, whole genome shotgun sequence, the genomic stretch ttgtagaatatgagatATGAAGCACaattcagccgtttttatccatctcagggggtggccattttgccacttgctgtcaactgatgacatcacagttgctccggcaagaccaatcacagctcacctgttttctgaagctaagccctgattggttgttacctgagcaacttgtgatttcattttcactcgatagtaggggtgttaaaggtggggtcttccgttttcactcaggaaaatgcaggatgtatacccatgaacacCTTCTCAAtatacacctctgggcttctgttaacgtgtggtggacatttttaaaaaaggtgtcTACGAGACTTATTCCTTCACAAATTTCCACTCAAAAGCTTCTGTTAATTGTAGAGCGATTAAGCCTACTGGGAATGTAGCACCTCCTGAATTAATTGAAAAAACATGAGGCCAGTATCTGTCTTTGAACTGACCTTTAGCGTCTGGTAGAACTGGTCCGGCGAGGCCAGCACGTGGACACGTGCGCCGTTGACCCGGAAGGCCGGCACGCGCTCCGCCATCCATCGGAAGTGAGCGTGGAGGCTGCGGGGCGCGCCTGGCGCCGTGGCAGCGGGGGCGCACTCTGGAGCAAGCTCGGTTTTGGCCAGCAGGGGCGCCAAAAGCAGAATGGAGGAGCTGCGCCGACGGAAATGTAAAAGTGGGTCAACTGCATTCAAAGAACGTTCAAAGGCCCATGCTGCTGTGCTCAATAACAAAGGCGGGGTTCTCTCAACAATGCAAACGTACATGCCAATAAGGAATGTCAAGACTATTGATTAATCTATTTTTTGTGCGGCATGTGGCCAAAGCAGTTTTTAGTCCTGCCAcaaagagttatgaagcatataCAGTGTCCCATTTGGCTGATGATAAGTCATCCGCTGCTGCGGATTTCCCACAGACACCTGGCAAAATGCTTCCTTACAGCGCACATGCCATGCAAATTAGCAAAATAGCTCACGCCATTGGCTttgttaaattatgcaaatgtgTGGGTGACATGCCAATGGCATTTCCCATCGCTGGTATGAATATCCTCCAGGCCAAGTTTAAAGTTGTGATTTTACAGAAGCAATATGCTTCAGGTTACCATTTGGTAACAGTGAATGCTTTACAGTCCACAAAATAATTTCCAGTAAATTTTTGGATCATGTTTAAAAAAGTGCACACTTGCATACCATTAAAACAAATTTAACCCGTGTCTTCTCCCAAGTTTAGCAATGTGACAATTAAAACACTTTGATGATTGTGATTTATCACATACAGTAAATGTGACATTCCTGCATGAAAAGAGAATAAGATGtattatttcaaaaataattgtttcaGTTTACTTTTGAGAATGTAATCTCAAGATTACAATTAACTTTCTGTGTGTCTTTGTCcttgtaaaaactttttttttttttttttactgaaaaaatAGGACTTGTTATCAGACCTTTAGAACGTTTTTTCTTGGggaaatttttttattgtaacaaTAACAGTCAACTTTTTAATTCCTTTGGCATGTAGGCATACACGTGGTACTAAATTAGTTATTAATTGTTGTAAGGATTAGGTGAGGGTTCTTtgaaaatgtcttttctgtAGGGCATCCCTAGAACCAAAACGTTTGCGAACCTGTGGTATATTAAACCGTCAATGAAAGAAGTAAAcataacgtaaaaaaaaaaattgtactgaaGAAAATGAGCTAAGATTATGGTAattattttaccttttttttttttttagatatatatatacacttctATTGAAACAATCagaaaaacattacatttggaAACATTTATTGCATAATGTTCcaacatttttgttcatttgaaagacaataagtagaaaaaaaaataaacaaattcacaccattttttttttaaattaattttattttattttattcacacCACCAAAACAATTTTACCCAATTGGCtgctatttgtttatgtcaTAAAGTGGGCGGGACAAACGGCGAAAGCAGCCAATGCCCTCTCAGAACCACCATTCCGGTAGCAGAGCAGCGCAGCACTTGGAGAGCCGATGATTGTCGAGGACAGCCGAAAACTAACGAGCGCCATTGGAAGCATTTTTAAATGGCTCACGAGTTCTCCCGATTAAATCAACTAGCTGAAACGAGGACGATAAAGAGTTCATTTCGTGGCAAACGCCTGAAGTAgtgtttattattactattttttttaataactcgtGGGAATACTTCCTCGAACGTTGGAAGACTGTAAAGCAAGGGAGAAGGACGTTTCAAGCTCACAGCAGCATTTAAGCGGCACCGACCGTGTTACTACATTAGCATTCGCAGGCTACTACTGTTCCTGTCAACGGGATGCCTATCTTACGACACGAAACGTCGTATTTCACCGTAATTTCCGCGTGTTATTTTAACATCGTCTCTTACCCGCCTCGTCGGTCCCGCGCGCGGAAGAGCCGGTCAGATATTCGCGTGAAAACCCCGGCCAGGGCCGGCGAGTACACGGAGTACACCAGCCTCCTCCAAGACATGGGGGCCGCCATTGCTGCCGCAGCGCCcatttgaagggggaaaaaaaacaaaacaaccaaaagctTTATTGACACAAAGCGTTGGACACGTGACAAGACAACCTGCGGAGGCTTTCAGTGAGTAGAACAAGCTTGGCATCACTCAACGCACATTACGTTCCACAAGAATGATGCCAACCTCAACCTGAAATACACGAACAGATACGGTATTTGCATATCCATTGATAACACTATATATAACAAGCATTCCTCATTGTACCATTATGCACAACACGGAACATCACAGGCACGTTAACCGACAAGATTATCGTGTATTGTTCTTTTTATACACTTAATATGCAAATGAGGGGAAATACTtgcacacaactttttttttttgttgctatacACAacgttgtattattattattattatgttaatattattatgttatgtttttaatgcatgcacaatgagttcctccacatattgacttgcttcacaggcatgtcatctgacaattagcgtagattttcagcataggagggccaaaacatccctaatgaaaattaatttggacTAAAAGACTGGCCACCAGAGGGTccgagaactgcacaaatggaaatcaacctttttttttaacagatgtgttgcttttaaatatcatgaacatgacgactatattctggcagttttaatatcacgatatcacgatattgcacttatcgttacatccctataatgCATACTAAGTGtactgtgtgtgtatttttgtacTCCATATGCGCAAACATTTGATATTTGCTCGAAAATGTGAGGTCACATCTACTAAATATGTCCACATGGGCATGAAAATAAATCTTTAAAAACTGTCTACATGTACTATTTGTTTATATCTGTTTGTACTTCTTACTGAATCAACATCAAAATGTTGAACTAAATCATCGGATCAAATCCACTCACAagctaaaaaattaaaattgaattgaattgcaccctaaataatcaaaattttacacattttttagttaattaaatagTTAATTaactttaaatgaaaataacaatGTTATCATtcaaatatatctttttttttttttttttttttttccccaaccctATCAACAAAGGTTGTCCATCCTCTGATGGCGTGTGTAATTAGTTCAAAGTTAATTGCAGGACTTTACCGTGTAACATGCGCATGACTGCGCACAAGTACGCCTGAATCAACCCCgcccttccaaaaaaaaagcataaaaagcATACAATGTGATAAATTATCACAATGAATATTTCATGCCGTGTAAAATGCGCGTGGAATGGCTCGAGCGGTACCAGGAAGCGGACCCTGCTGCAAAGGTCACCGCGATTATTTACTGGCAATCCGCCAGAGCGAGTGCAGCGCATGCGCGTGCGCGAACCCGTGCGTTTACTGGAAGAAGGGGGCGGGGCCTTACGATCGGCTTTACTCACTGGAAACAACCTCCGGTAACCTTccgccacacacatacacacacgcgcacacacaaacataaacacacataCGGTCCGCTACCTCCTTCCCCGCAGACGgcagcaccgccgccgccgccgccgccgacgaaGACGACCGTCCTCGGCATACTTTTTTGGCGGAATATTCCGGTGGGGGGATTTTAATGCCTGAGCTAATCCTCCTCCATCTAGCACTACTCTCGGGTAGTTTGCCGAGTGTGTCTTTTGGCGACGAGTTGCGGCGCGGGGTTGTATTAATCCGCAAGGTAAGTTCGCAAAGTAGACCGCGGTTAAATGTGTTGAAAATTCAGTACTGGGACTTTCTTAGTTACTTATTAGTCAAACACGGCTGCTAGTTAAACTTAAATGGCGGCGCCGAGCTGGTATAGGGGTCTATATGGGGAACTCCTCTtttccagtaccccaacgtccaCGCTCCAGCGCGGGCAACATACACGAGGCCCCCCTCACTGTGTGAAACTGGAGAAAGGGGCCAGTGAAGCAGTATTAAAAACTGGAGTGAATAGGAGAGAAAAAGGGGGCAGTGACCCCGTTATTTTTGAACCCCCCATGAACAATCGATAGCAGCTCCAGTTGCTGAATGGGATGCAAGGTGCATTGCAAATGTGTCATTTAACCCTTTGGgtcaaatttgttatttttccaGGTGAAaagtgatgactttttttttttcgaaaagaGACCCCATTTCTGTGTGTTACATTAAGGATAATAGTGGGAATTTTACAACTGTGACATTGTTGTTTAtatgtatgtgtttatttttaagggagaGGCAAATTGAATCAGTCACACGCAATGTGCACCTGTTGGTCTTTAAAGGGTCATGGGGGGAACTCAAAACAAACTGTGCATGCAAAATGAACATTATCATCCATCTACTGTGCAGGTGTGTCTCGGTGGTCTCTCCCAGCCCCTCTCTGGATGCATCCAGCTCCTCTGCCCCCGGGCCCTGGACCCGGTGCGTGACCCCGCCGTCCTCCCCTCTGTCCCCCTCGCCGACCGGCGCCTTCCCGCCGTCGCCCGCCCTCTGCCCGGAGGCGGATGGCCGCGGCGCCATGgtggcctcccgccggcgcgagCCCCTCGCCATGAGCGGCGGGACCCCATCAGAGGGGAGGGTTCCACGGTCCGAATGCAGCCCTCATCACTTCAAGCCCTTCCGCTCGCACGCACACTACCAGCAGGTCAGTCGAATTTCTTTTCTGTTTCTTAGAGACAGCTCCCGgctgaagtttactgtcaaactaaacataaaactgAAAGAATTATGTTTGTCCAAATTCTGCTAGCTTCACGCTAACACATAATGTGAAACGCCTTAATGAGGTAATAAAACTAGCAAATTACTCCCGCTGCATTGAACAACTTGTATTTTAACCCAGACAGTCGCAATTACTTAGATTTATTCTTGATCCTCTGCAAAAAACGAGTCTTCATCTGTGTTATACTGATCCCTAGTGGCCAAGGCGCACACACCAGAACGAGCAGCACAATGTCAAAAAATACTTTAGCATgaaatcatgatgcacaaacaTTTTGAACTGGAACGGATTATCGGCAATGCCAGTCATTTCAatagggaaagatgatttgagatatgaaTGTTTTGAGTATTGAGCATGGTTACAGAacaaatttaaatttatttggactaatattgatttattttatttattttatttatttatttatttatttatttttaggcttaTAACGTTTTCAATATTTGACAGACTAAAATTGCGATAACGGTTGATTAAAGAAATACATCACTTAAATTTCCCATAAATTTTGATCCCTTCGCACTTAGAAAAATAAAGTTATGAATTAGAGGAAGCACATTtaactgctttttttgtttatcctctaatatttgtttaattttacgACTAAGAcaaatctgacattttttttaaatgtaatgttaatatgtaaataaataaaaaaaaaggcaaaaaaaattaaatgattttTCCCAATTTAAAGGGGATAAAATCGTCCAGCCAATTGAAATTGGTCAGGGCCTAATATGATCTCAACTATTTTGATTctattgtcactttttttcagtgtcaaattttttttaatttttttatttttttttaatgtttttaaattgttcAACTCATAATTATTAACGCCACGACAAAtcttttcaataaatatttgtttagGGAATTCCCCTCAAACATCATGCATCAATGAGAATAGAGCACTCagtttttttcctcattcaaaATGATACATGTTTAAATAGTTTATATGGTACAAATGTGTTCAATTAAACAGTTCACCTGGTAGATTTCACATTGAGCACAATGTTTTGAGgacttataaaaaatattaaaaaaaaaaaaaaccttaaaaaaaaaagctttaaagcTTTGTAATGGTTCCATTTGATCCAAAGTTATCCACAAGTTtccaaaacataaacaaatgtcCCCCAAACatgatttatatttaattattaactgtaaaactaaccgATTCAGTCGATGTTTAATGAACTCACTCACAGATCAAAGTTCAACGACGATAATTCAAAAgatgcatgtttgtttgtttttatttgcacaaatatttgacaagaaaaacgggaaaatatataaatatatatatatatatataatttatttattatgaattcctttttcttttttttcttattattaccattattattatcgtacaaatatactttcttgaattatatatatatatatatatatatatatatatatatatatatatatatatatatttttttttttttttatttaattatttaattattatttatttatttattgttattatatgtAATATTTTGCAATGGTCAATTTGAGATGGCACACCACAACTATTACTTTCatttcaaacaatattttgtttattaccTATCACAGATTGTCTTTAGTGATcataattatttataaaaaaaaatttataaaaaaactctctctctatatatatatatatatatggtaatataaacataaataaataaatatatttacttgcaattttttaatataatttttcccATTTAAAATGGCTTATTTTCAACCCACAACATATGAGTAGCATTGAAACTTGTATTTTGTTTCAACAACCAAATCCCCAAACCCAAAATAAAACCCCAACAACAATTCACCTGTTTCAGGTGATGCGTGCATTGGGTAAGCTCCAGGAGAGTGGCTTCTACTGGGGCGGGGTGGGGGGCCGCGAGGCCAGCTCCCTGCTCCGCTCGGAGCCCCCCGGCACCTTCCTGATCCGGGACTCGTCGGACAACCGCCACTTCTTCACGCTGTCGGTGCAGACGGCGCGCGGCACCAAGAACCTGCGCGTCCACAGCGAGTGCAGCGGCTTCTTCCTGCAGCCCGACGCGCAGTGCGCCCAGGAGCCGCCGCGCTTCGACTGCGTGCTCAAGCTCGTGGCGCACTACATGGGCAAGGGCCCCGCCGAAGCCGGCCCCGGCCGCACCGTCTATCTGATCCACACGGGCGGCGAGCGGATCCCGCTGGAGCTGCGGCGGCCCCTCCTCAACTCCCTGTCGTCCCTGCAGCACATGTGCAGGAGGACCCTCAACAACCAGGGCCTGGGCGGGGCCGAGCGGCTGCCGCACACGCTCAAAGACTTCCTGGAGGAGTACGACGCCCCCATATGACTGACGGGGTGCGCCGGGCTCAGACCAGTTCTCGGCGGCGGGGACGTGAGCGAGAGAAGAGGTAAAACTTTCTCCCGATTGACTGACTTAGACGCCGAGCAAAGCCTCGTAGAAGACTAAACGAGAAGAAGCGTCTTGTGTACGTGTGTTCACACGGGACCAAGCTcgacttttgtttgttgtttaatcCAAAATCCGGCTTCAAAAATACACCATGATGatggaaaaagaagaaaagcagaaaatgggATTAAGAAGAAGTCGGGTGACAAAAAAGAGACGCCTCGCGCTTCGAGGAAATGACAGGCGGACGCCCCAGAGCCAAAATGGCGTCAagtcttaaatttttttttttttgtgttttttttgtagttctcATCTCATAAAACACGTGAGTCTAGTCTCAAAAATACGGAGCTACAGAGGGTCCTCGTCTTACGTCGGAAGTCGGAATGCGTCAAATCACTAGTTTAGTAAAGCCAtaattacagtatttgtttGAAAAACATACAACCCTAATGTATCGCGGTAACTGAGTGTGCCTTACAGCAAATTAGCTCCTTCATTGCGCGCCGTACCAACACTGAAAACTTTGTGCTACGTCGGGAACGTTGGAATGCA encodes the following:
- the LOC144004548 gene encoding suppressor of cytokine signaling 3-like isoform X1, translating into MNISCRVKCAWNGSSGTRKRTLLQRSPRLFTGNPPERVQRMRVREPVRLLEEGGGALRSALLTGNNLRCVSVVSPSPSLDASSSSAPGPWTRCVTPPSSPLSPSPTGAFPPSPALCPEADGRGAMVASRRREPLAMSGGTPSEGRVPRSECSPHHFKPFRSHAHYQQVMRALGKLQESGFYWGGVGGREASSLLRSEPPGTFLIRDSSDNRHFFTLSVQTARGTKNLRVHSECSGFFLQPDAQCAQEPPRFDCVLKLVAHYMGKGPAEAGPGRTVYLIHTGGERIPLELRRPLLNSLSSLQHMCRRTLNNQGLGGAERLPHTLKDFLEEYDAPI
- the LOC144004548 gene encoding suppressor of cytokine signaling 3-like isoform X2; amino-acid sequence: MVASRRREPLAMSGGTPSEGRVPRSECSPHHFKPFRSHAHYQQVMRALGKLQESGFYWGGVGGREASSLLRSEPPGTFLIRDSSDNRHFFTLSVQTARGTKNLRVHSECSGFFLQPDAQCAQEPPRFDCVLKLVAHYMGKGPAEAGPGRTVYLIHTGGERIPLELRRPLLNSLSSLQHMCRRTLNNQGLGGAERLPHTLKDFLEEYDAPI